In Tsuneonella dongtanensis, a single window of DNA contains:
- a CDS encoding MFS transporter gives MNRNETIPSPGPPPGEAPRKPISRERMALLFMVMLVTAAGNTAMQSVMPSIGTELGVADVWISLAYTWSALLWVICAPIWARRSDRRGRKAMMAVGLFGFISSFTLCGLMLWFGLNGWLAPLWCLLLFAASRSLYGGFGSAAPPAVQAYVASRTPRAERTQAMALIASSFGLGTVIGPALAPLLVFPATGLTGPFFAFAIAGVIVLVLLRATLPDDDPQFAARGDVVAAPFSAGSNSQRADREAEDDGISGDIPDLSWRDERLRPWLVAGLVGGHAQAAFLGIVGFFILDRLGLRADPGAGTGPIGLVLMCGAIATLLAQWGLIPMLKLGPKSSTLWGMAMAMAGIAIFAVSATLNTMALGMAIASMGFGLYRPGFTAGASLAVSRAEQGQVGGIVASLNGAAYIVAPALGVWLYGHHEVIGFVTICALCGIVFVHGWRALANDTAMEAPLDTGEQP, from the coding sequence ATGAACCGTAACGAGACAATCCCATCGCCGGGCCCACCTCCGGGCGAGGCGCCGCGCAAGCCGATCTCGCGCGAGCGGATGGCGCTCCTGTTCATGGTCATGCTGGTGACCGCGGCGGGCAACACCGCGATGCAATCGGTCATGCCGTCGATCGGCACCGAGCTCGGCGTGGCGGACGTATGGATCAGCCTGGCCTACACCTGGTCGGCACTCCTGTGGGTGATCTGCGCGCCGATCTGGGCGCGGCGAAGCGACCGGCGCGGGCGCAAGGCGATGATGGCAGTCGGCCTGTTCGGCTTCATCTCCAGCTTCACGCTGTGCGGGCTGATGCTGTGGTTCGGCCTCAACGGCTGGCTTGCGCCGCTGTGGTGCCTGTTGCTCTTCGCCGCCTCGCGCAGCCTCTACGGCGGATTCGGTTCGGCCGCGCCGCCGGCGGTGCAGGCCTATGTTGCCAGCCGCACGCCGCGGGCCGAGCGGACGCAGGCGATGGCGCTCATCGCCTCGAGCTTCGGTCTCGGTACGGTGATCGGGCCCGCCCTCGCCCCGCTGCTGGTATTCCCCGCGACCGGCCTGACCGGTCCCTTTTTCGCCTTCGCGATCGCCGGGGTCATCGTCCTAGTTCTCTTGCGAGCGACCCTGCCGGACGACGATCCGCAGTTCGCCGCTCGCGGCGATGTGGTCGCGGCGCCGTTCAGCGCAGGATCGAATTCGCAGCGCGCGGACCGGGAAGCGGAGGACGACGGGATCAGTGGCGATATCCCCGACCTCTCGTGGCGCGACGAACGCTTACGCCCCTGGCTGGTCGCAGGGCTCGTCGGTGGCCACGCCCAGGCGGCCTTTCTAGGCATCGTCGGCTTTTTCATCCTCGACCGGCTGGGCCTGCGCGCCGACCCGGGCGCGGGCACCGGGCCGATCGGGCTGGTCCTCATGTGCGGTGCGATCGCCACGCTGCTCGCGCAGTGGGGTCTCATCCCCATGCTCAAACTCGGGCCGAAGTCTTCCACTTTGTGGGGCATGGCGATGGCGATGGCCGGCATCGCCATTTTCGCCGTCTCGGCGACGCTCAACACCATGGCGCTCGGCATGGCGATCGCCTCGATGGGGTTCGGGCTCTACCGGCCCGGCTTCACCGCGGGCGCATCACTGGCCGTGAGCCGCGCAGAGCAGGGCCAGGTCGGCGGCATCGTCGCCTCGCTCAACGGGGCCGCCTATATCGTCGCCCCTGCGCTCGGCGTCTGGCTCTACGGCCATCACGAGGTCATCGGCTTCGTGACCATCTGCGCGCTGTGCGGGATCGTGTTCGTCCACGGCTGGCGCGCGCTCGCGAACGATACGGCGATGGAAGCGCCGCTCGACACGGGTGAGCAACCCTAA
- a CDS encoding glycerophosphoryl diester phosphodiesterase membrane domain-containing protein has product MKFDMSAAWNEAVRLLAANRDVLLIVAGVFFFLPYVGFMLMFTNEMAALEAAQGADPDPEAMGQAMLGFYGSIWWMILLMAIVQGIGMLGLLALLSDRSRPTVGEALKIGLKMLLPYLGAQILVSVLYGLLLLVPIAVGAGTSVATGVLVGIVAFVLLVYLFTKFLLVTPVIAIERVGNPLAALGRSWRLTKGNSLRLFFFILLLLVALVVVGGVISMILGLILALAGEEVARIGNAIVSGLVNGVFYVIFLAVLAAIHRQLTGGSPEAVSETFS; this is encoded by the coding sequence ATGAAGTTCGACATGAGCGCGGCGTGGAACGAGGCAGTACGGCTGCTGGCCGCCAATCGCGACGTTTTGCTGATCGTCGCGGGGGTATTCTTCTTCCTGCCCTATGTCGGTTTCATGCTCATGTTCACCAACGAAATGGCCGCGCTCGAGGCGGCACAGGGCGCCGATCCCGATCCTGAAGCGATGGGCCAGGCGATGCTGGGCTTCTACGGAAGCATCTGGTGGATGATCCTGCTGATGGCGATCGTCCAGGGCATCGGAATGCTCGGCCTCCTGGCCCTGCTCAGCGATCGCAGCCGGCCCACTGTGGGCGAAGCCCTCAAGATCGGCCTCAAGATGCTGTTGCCCTACCTAGGCGCCCAGATACTCGTCAGCGTTCTGTACGGCCTTTTGCTACTCGTGCCGATCGCGGTGGGTGCGGGTACATCGGTGGCGACGGGCGTCCTCGTTGGCATCGTCGCGTTCGTCTTGCTGGTTTATCTGTTCACCAAGTTCTTGTTGGTGACCCCTGTCATCGCCATCGAGCGGGTAGGCAACCCTCTCGCAGCGCTCGGACGGTCCTGGCGGCTGACCAAGGGCAACTCGCTGCGGCTGTTCTTCTTCATTCTGCTGCTGCTCGTCGCGCTTGTGGTCGTCGGCGGCGTCATCAGCATGATCCTGGGCCTGATTTTGGCGCTGGCAGGCGAAGAGGTAGCCCGCATCGGCAACGCGATTGTGTCGGGCCTCGTGAACGGCGTGTTCTACGTGATCTTTCTCGCCGTGCTCGCAGCGATCCATCGCCAGCTGACCGGCGGATCGCCCGAAGCGGTCAGCGAGACGTTCAGCTAG
- a CDS encoding class I SAM-dependent methyltransferase gives MRRGETFSRRAARFFGQWGVFFRGFLEHPKMVGSIIPSSRFTIDKMLAPVKWDECLLFVEYGPGVGTFCRPVLERLRRDGTLIVIDTNPLYIDYLKKTIPDGRFHAVLGSAADVEEIVRAHGFDHADYVLSGLPFSTLPDGVGPEIAAATHRVLRSGGAFLVYQFSAAARDFMAKHFARIDSGFEALNVLPCRLFWGWKD, from the coding sequence ATTCGCCGCGGCGAGACATTCTCCCGCCGCGCCGCGCGCTTCTTTGGCCAGTGGGGGGTATTCTTCCGCGGCTTCCTCGAACATCCCAAGATGGTCGGCTCGATCATCCCATCCTCGCGCTTCACCATCGACAAGATGCTGGCGCCGGTGAAGTGGGACGAATGCCTGCTGTTCGTGGAGTACGGGCCGGGCGTCGGCACGTTCTGCCGACCGGTGCTCGAGCGACTGCGCCGCGACGGCACTCTGATCGTGATCGATACCAACCCGCTCTATATCGATTATCTCAAGAAGACGATTCCCGACGGCCGCTTCCACGCCGTACTCGGTTCGGCGGCCGACGTGGAGGAGATCGTCCGCGCGCATGGCTTCGACCATGCCGATTACGTGCTTTCGGGCCTGCCGTTCTCGACCCTTCCGGACGGGGTGGGGCCGGAAATCGCCGCGGCGACGCACCGCGTCCTGCGATCGGGCGGCGCGTTCCTCGTCTATCAGTTCAGCGCCGCCGCGCGCGACTTCATGGCCAAGCACTTCGCTCGCATCGACAGCGGGTTCGAAGCGCTGAACGTGCTGCCCTGCCGCCTGTTCTGGGGCTGGAAGGACTGA